A genomic region of Clarias gariepinus isolate MV-2021 ecotype Netherlands chromosome 23, CGAR_prim_01v2, whole genome shotgun sequence contains the following coding sequences:
- the prelp gene encoding prolargin, producing MKAELGFCSLLLLLLTIDVWGQQSRPRPRPRPKPPTTTKKPPKKEPEPKEPTDFPPVIYGPPSSFPDCPRECMCPASYPNALYCENRNLRKVPVIPARTHYLYLQNNYIDSVTADSFNNATELKWMNLGNNRIRSVETQVFEKLPNLLHLYLNRNLLKEVPSNLPAGLEQLRLNRNQISKIAPGAFNKMEHLALLDLHHNRISDSNLAKNIFKDLKNLVQLNLAHNILRKMPANIPHSIAQLFLDRNNIEDIPQNYFKGFTNLAFVRLNYNHLTNKGLPKMVFNVSTLLDLHLAHNNLTTVPLFNLHLEHLHLNNNNIESINGTELCPFTLSDVPDPDNVPKLRYLRLDGNQLTPPIPMDVIMCFRNLHSLMI from the exons ATGAAGGCTGAGCTAGGATTCTGCtctctgcttcttcttcttcttaccaTAGATGTTTGGGGACAGCAATCCAGACCCCGACCTCGACCTCGACCAAAACCTCCCACCACCACCAAAAAGCCTCCCAAAAAGGAACCTGAACCCAAGGAGCCTACTGACTTTCCTCCTGTAATTTATGGTCCACCATCTTCATTCCCAGACTGTCCAAGGGAATGCATGTGCCCCGCTTCCTATCCAAATGCATTGTACTGCGAGAACCGCAACCTCCGCAAGGTCCCTGTCATCCCAGCTCGCACCCACTATCTCTACCTACAGAACAACTACATTGATTCGGTGACTGCAGACTCCTTTAACAATGCCACAGAGCTCAAGTGGATGAACCTAGGAAATAACCGCATTCGGTCTGTAGAGACCCAAGTATTTGAGAAACTTCCAAACCTGTTGCATCTGTATCTGAATAGGAACCTTTTAAAGGAAGTCCCAAGCAATCTGCCTGCTGGCTTGGAGCAGCTACGACTCAATCGTAATCAGATCTCGAAGATCGCTCCTGGAGCTTTCAACAAGATGGAACACCTTGCTCTACTCGACTTGCACCATAACAGGATTAGTGACAGCAACCTTGCCaagaacatttttaaagatCTTAAGAACCTGGTGCAGCTTAACCTGGCTCACAACATCCTAAGGAAAATGCCCGCAAATATACCCCACAGCATTGCCCAGTTGTTCTTAGACAGGAACAACATTGAGGACATTCCCCAGAACTATTTTAAAGGCTTCACAAACCTGGCCTTTGTCAGACTTAATTACAATCATTTGACTAACAAGGGCCTCCCAAAGATGGTATTCAACGTTAGCACACTGCTGGATTTGCATTTGGCGCACAACAATCTGACTACCGTTCCATTGTTCAACTTGCACCTGGAGCATCTACAccttaacaacaacaatatcgAAA GTATTAATGGAACAGAGCTCTGTCCTTTTACACTGAGTGACGTGCCTGATCCAGACAACGTTCCCAAGCTGAGGTACCTGCGGCTGGATGGTAACCAGTTGACCCCGCCCATCCCAATGGATGTCATCATGTGCTTTAGAAATCTGCACTCACTAATGATCTAG